DNA from Krasilnikovia cinnamomea:
CGTCTCGGCGGCGCCGCCCCAGCAGTGGCAGTCGTCGGCGGGCACGTACCCGAGGGTGAGGTACCTGTCGAGGGCCGGGCGCTGGCCGACGCACTCGACCGGGCACCCGGCGTCGCTGTCGTCGTTCGCCGTGGGCACGGTTGCCGCGCGCACCAGCGACTCGTACGCGCCGCGCACGTCGAAGTCGCGGGCGCCGAACGCGTACATCCCGGCGATGGCGGCGGCGGACGGGTCGCCGGACATGACGCTGGTCTTGCCGTGCTGCAGCAGCCAGCGGTCCCACTCGCCGTCGCGCTGGCCCGCGTAGTTGTACAGCGACTGGGCGAAGTCACTGGCCATCCGGGTGTCCAGCAGCGCCAGCAACTGGACCTGTGCGCGGTAGACGTCCCAGCCGGAGAACGTGCCGTACTGCGCCTGCTGGGGCGCCCGGACCGCGTGCACCGCACCGTCCGCCCCCAGGTACCGGCCGTCGGCGTCGCTGGTCAGGGTGGGTTCGAGCTGGGCGTGGTACAGGGCGGTGTAGAACGTGGTCTGCTGCGCCTCGGTGCCGCCGCCGATCTCGATCTGCCGCAGCCGCCGGGTCCACGCCGCCCGGGCGTCGGCCGCCATCGTCTCGAAGGGCAGCGTGGCCGGGCTCTCCGTGGACAGGTTGGCCTGTGCCCCGCCCGCGCTCACGTACGAGATCGCGACCCGGACCCCGACGGTGGTGGTGCCCGGTGCGAACGTGACGTACCCGCCGGAGCCCTTGCCCGCGACCGGGCGGCCCGACCCGCTGTACCCGCTGCCGCCCCGGGCGTCGGTGCCGCCCCGGGCCAGGGTCGCGTCGGTCCACGTGCCGGTCTCCGCGAAGGGCTGGTCGAGCGTCGCGACGAAGTGCAGCGTGTAGTACGCCTTGCGGTTGTTGGCGCTCTGTGGCCCGCAGAAGTTCCCCGCGGTGACCGAGCCGCTGACCGTCCGGCTGGACGGGTCGATGTGGACGCTGGCGTCGGTGCTGCCGGTCTCCGACATCGACGTACGGAACAGCAGGCTCGCGGGCTTGTCGGCGGGGAAGGTGAACCGCCCGTAGCCGGTGCGCGGGGTGACGGTCAGCTCCGCGCCCGCCCCGCTGTCCAGGCCGACCCGGTAGTAGCCCGGGCTGGCGGCCTCGTTGGCGTGCGCGAACGTGCTGGCGTACACGGCGTCGGTGGTGTCCGCGGTGGGCGAGCTCGTGATCGCGCCGACCTGCGGCATGATCGGGATGTCGCCGTTGCCGCCCGAGCAGCCGACCCCGCTGAGGTGGGTGAGGCTGAAGCCGCGGATGCGGGTGGCGGTGTACTGGTAGCCACCCGGTGCGGGGGTGGCGACCTGGTTGCCGCGTGAGGTCTGCGGGCTGAAGGCCAGCATCCCGAACGGGGTGACCGCGCCCGGATAGGTGTTGCCCGAGTTGGTGGTGCCGATGAACGGGTCGACGTAGGCGGCCGGGTCGGTGATCAGGCGGGCCGGGGTGGCGCCCGCGGCGGCGGCGCCGAGCGGCACGGTCAGGACCACCCCGGCGAGCACGGCGACGGTACGGAATCCGAACACGTGATCCCCCACTGACATCGATGTCATATCGACTACAGTGGCCAGCTTCCATCGACATTCACCAATGTGTCAACCGGCGGTTCCGGGATCAGACGGGCTCCGCAGGGATGCTCGCGTACGCCGCGCGGAGCGACGCGATGATCGGATGCCCGGCACCGAACGAGACGCCGTCGATCCGGGCGATCTCCCGTACGCCGATGGCGGCGTTCGTCGCGAACGCCGCCGCCATGGACGGCAGGTCGGACACGCTGACCGGGGTGGTGCGATGCCGGTGGGCCGGTCGCAGCAGCCGCATGGTCACCCCGGACAGGCACGTGGCGTCGGGCCAGATGACGTCGGCGCCGTCGAACAGCCCGATGTTCCACGTGGCGCCCTCCGCGACGTGCCGGGTCCCGTCGACGAACAGGGCGTCGTCGAACCCGTTCAGCCGGGCGGCGCGGCGCCGGTGCAGCGATCCGAACAGGCCGACGCTCTTGATCTCCGGCGCGTCGCGCACGTAAGTGGTGGTCTGGGCGGTGAACGCGGTCGGCGCGGCGGCGTCGGCCGCACGCCGGGTAACCAGGATGTGCGGGTCGCGGGCGAGCTCCGGGCGGCCCAGGTCGAGGGCCGGGTCGAACACCGTGACCCGGACGGTCGCGATGCCGCTCCCCGGGACCCCACGGGCGATGAACTCCCGTAGCCGGTCGACGCCCGGATCGGCGCCGAACAGCGCGTCGCAGTCCCGGACCAGCCGGTCCAGGTGCAGGCCGAGTCCGCGCACGCGCCCGTCCTCGACCCGGAAGCTGGTGAAGTGGCCGTAGTTCGCGAGGGCCAGCTTCTGCAGCTCCTCCGGCGTGACCGGCCGCCCGTTCAACTGCGACATGGCTCCAGCATCGCAGCCGGGACGAGTTGTCCCCCTGTCGCGGCGGACCGCGACAGGGGGACGTCAGTTCTCAGAGGTTGTCGGCGGACAGGTGGTGGCGCAGTTTGCCCAGCGCCTTGGTGAGCAGGCGGGACACGTGCATCTGGGAGATGCCGACCTGCGCGGCGATCTGGGACTGGGTGAGGTTGCCGTAGAACCGCAGGGTGAGGATCTTCTGCTCGCGGGCGTCGAGGGTGGCCAGGGCGGGGCCGAGCGCCACCCGTGTCTCCGCGATCTCGTACTCGTGGTCCTCGCTGCCGAGGGTGTCGCCGAGGGCGGTCGTGCCGTCGGCGTTGATCGGGGTGGACAGGCTGGTCGCGGTGTACGCGCGGGCGCCCTCCAGCCCCTCCAGGACCTCTTCCTCGGTCAGATCGAGGTGGGCGGCGATGTCGGCCACCGTCGGGGAGCGGCCCAGGGTGTGCGTGAGGTGCGCGTTGGCCTCGGTGATGGACAGGCGCAGCTCCTGCAGGCGGCGCGGCACCCGCACCGACCACGTACGGTCACGGAAGTGACGCTTGAGCTCACCGATGATGGTGGGAATCGCGTATCCGGTGAAGTCGACGCCGCGCTCGGGGTCGAACCGGTCGATGGCCTTGATGAGTCCGATGGTGGCGGTCTGGATCAGGTCGTCGGTGGGCTCGCCGCGTCCGCTGTAGCGGTGTGCGAGGTGCCGGGCGAGCGGCAGCCACGCCTCGATCGTCCGGTCCCGCAGCCGGGCCCGGTCCGCGGCGGGGGCCGTGGCCAGGGCCTCAAGCAGTGCGGCGGCGTTGTCCGTCGGAGCGTCGGGCCGGATCGCGGTGGGCGCCTCAGCGGTCAGTGTCGCGGTAGCGGTCATTTCGGTCGTCCTCCCTGGCACCTGCCCGCACAGCCGGATGAGGGGGAACTGCCGGCGGGGCCCGGTGTATCTATCTGCGCGGATCGATGACTGCCGAAGCAATCACCGGCGGCCCGCACGTGCTAGGCCGTTCGGATAAGAACAACTTAGCTGATAGGTCGAGCGATGACTAGCCGAAAGTATGAGTCACGTTCTGTAGTTGTTCCGTTACGCTGGATAACCCTCTCGTCTCCCCAGCGATCTCTCCGCCGCCCGCCGGTGTGCTGACCCCGGGGAAAGGGCTGACGGGCTCCCGGCGTGGGGATGGGCGACGGAGAGCGCTTCTCTGGAGTTTCATCGACGCTTGTCTTAACAAGCAAGCAATCCGAGTTCCGGAACCCCGCTCCTCGTGGGGCGGGCTTGTATGCTGTGCGGCGGGCCGTGACTGGCGCGTTCGGATGGGCAACCATCGGGGAGCGGTCCCGTCACCTGACGTATGCCGTGCGCCTGGGCCTCTTCACCTGTGATAGGGAGGTCCGATGCCTGCACTGAACGCCGAATCGACCGCATTCCGCTCCGCGCTGGAGGCGGTCCGCGCCGTCGAGCCCCGCATCGCCGACGCGATCGCCCAGGAGCTGCACGACCAGCGCGAATCCCTCAAGCTCATCGCCAGCGAGAACTACGCCTCCCCGGCCGTGCTGCTGGCCATGGGCAACTGGCTCTCCGACAAGTACGCCGAGGGCACCATCGGCCGCCGCTTCTACGCCGGCTGCCAGAACATCGACACCGTCGAGTCCGTCGCGGTCGAGCATGCCAAGGCGCTGTTCGGCGCCCCGTACGCGTACGTGCAGCCGCACTCCGGCATCGACGCCAACCTCGTCGCCTACTGGGCGGTGCTGGCGGACCGGATCGAGGCGCCGGCGCTGGCCAAGGTCGGCAAGCGCAACGTCAACGACATGACCGACGCCGAGTGGGCCGAACTGCGCGCCGCGTTCGGCAACCAGCGGATGCTCGGCATGTCCCTGGACGCGGGCGGCCACCTCACCCACGGCTTCCGCCCCAACATCAGCGGCAAGATGTTCGACCAGCGCAGCTACGGCGTCGACCCGGCCACCGGCCAGATCGACTACGCGGCGCTGCGGGAGACCGCCCGCGAGTTCAAGCCGCTGATCATCGTGGGTGGCTACTCGGCGTACCCCCGGAAGGTGAACTTCCGCATCATGCGCGAGATCGCCGACGAGGTCGGCGCGACGTTCATGGTCGACATGGCGCACTTCGCGGGCCTGGTCGCGGGCAAGGTCTTCACCGGCGACTTCGACCCCGTGCCGCACGCGCACATCGTCACCACCACGACGCACAAGTCGCTGCGCGGCCCGCGCGGCGGTGCGGTGCTGTGCCAGCCCGAGCTCGCCGACCAGGTCGACCGCGGCTGCCCGATGGTGCTCGGCGGCCCGCTCGGCCACGTCATGGCCGCCAAGGCGCTCGCGTTCGCCGAGGCCCGGCAGCCCGAGTTCGCCGACTACGCCCAGCGCATCGTGGACAACTCGCAGGCGCTCGCCGAGGGTCTGGTCAAGCGCGGCGCCACCGTGGTCAGCGGCGGCACGGACAACCACCTCGTCCTGATCGACGTCGACAAGTACGGCCTCACCGGCCGCCAGGCCGAGCAGGCCCTGCTCGACTCCGGCATCGTGACCAACCGCAACGCCATCCCGCAGGACCCCAACGGCGCCTGGTACACCTCCGGCATCCGGGTCGGCACGCCCGCCCTGACCACCCGGGGGCTCGGCACCGCCGAGATGGACCAGATCGCCGAGCTGATGCACACCGTGCTCAGCCAGACCAAGGCGGGCGCGTCGAAGGCCAAGTTCGACCTGGACCCGGCGCTCGCCGACCGGATCTCCAAGCAGGCCACCGAGCTGCTCTCCGCCTTCCCCCTCTACCCGGAGGTCGATCTCGGCTGACGATTGCTGGTCGTCCGACCGCGCAGTCTCTGAAGAGTTCGGGTCAGCTGCTGACCCGAACTCTTCAATTTCTGCCCCCATCGTTTGTGGCAGCTTCGTCGTGCGTCAGGCCGCCGCTTTGGCCGGGTTCGTGTGCGGGGTTCATTCGCCTGGCGGCGCAATCTTGAGGAGTTCGGGTGAGCTGCTGACCTGAACTCTTCAATCTTCTGGCGCGAGCATCGCTTGTCGCAGCTTCGTCGTGCGTCAGGCCGCCGCTTTGGCCGGGTTCGTGTGCGGGGTTCATTCGCCTGGCGGCGCAATCTTGAGGAGTTCGGGTGAGCTGCAGACCTGAACTCTTCAACTTTCCCCCATCGTTTGCGGCAGCTTCGTTGTGCATGAGGCCGCCGCTCTGGCCGGGTTCGTGTGCGGGGTTCATTCGCCTGGCGGCGCTATCTTGAGGAGTTCGGGTGAGCTGTTGACCTGAACTCTTCAACTTCTGAACCCGACATCGTTGTCGCGGGCTCGTCGTGCGTGAGGCCGCCGGTCGCGCAGGGTTCGTGTGCGGGATTACTCGTCTGGCGGTGCAATCTTGAGGAGTTCGGGTGAGCTGCTGACCCGTACTCTTCAACTTCTGGACCAACATCGTTTTGCGCAGGTTCGTCGGGCGTCAGACCGCTGCTCCCGCCGACAACGGGTGCGGGGATCCATTCGCCTGGCGGCTCATGGGCGGATCCCCGCACCCTGCCAGGTCCGTGCGTCCACAAGCGAGGAAACTGCGCTGGGCGTGCTGGTGTCACGATGTGACGGAGGGCAGTCGGCCAGATCTGGTTCGGCTGTTCGGGTGGCGTGGTCGGGGTGGGTGGTCGGGGTGGCTTGCGCTGGTTCGGCTGTTCGGGCGGCGCGGTCCGGGTCACTGGTCCAGGTGGCTTGCGACGGTTCGGGAGTTCGGGCGGCGCCGTGCGGGTCACTGGTCCAGGTGGCTTGCGACGGTTCGGTAGTTCGGGCGGCGCCGTGCGGGTCACTGGTCCAGGTGGCTTGCGACGGTTCGGTAGTTCGGGCGGCGGCGTGCGGGTTGGTGGGTCCGGCGGTGCGGTGTGGGTCGGTGGGTCCGGTGGTCTGTGGGTGGGGTGTGGCTGGGGGTTGGTGGGGGTGGGGTGGGCGAGCTTGGTGGGGTGTTGGGGTGCTTTGGGGGGTGGGGTCGGGGGTGCGGGCGGCTGTGAGGCCGCGGGTCAGGGCCGTTCGCAGTCGTGGGCCGAATGGGCGCTCGACGAAGCGGTACACCAGCCACGCGGGTAGCAGCATGACCGCCATCGTGGCGGCGACCAGCAGTCCCACCGGGAGATGGGTGGCCTCGTAGGCGTGGCGGATGATGACGTATCCGATGCGCTGGTGCAGTAGGTAGTAGGGATAGGTCAGGGCGCCCGCGACCGTCAACCAGCGCCAGGTGATGCGGTCGGTGTAGCCCAGAGCGATCAGCAGGAGCAGCGCGTACACCGCCGTCATGATGAGGGCGGCGGGCCAGAGCGGTACCTTCCAGCCGGGGTCGAGGGTCACGCGTTCGCCGAGGCTGTAGAGGCTGATCAGCCAGGAGAAGCCGACGATGCCCCACAGCAGCGGGGTGGGGCCGAAGCGGTGCATCAGGTACATCGCGATGCCCGCGATGAAGTACGGGGCGTAGTGCCGGGCGGTGATCATCGTGAACACCGGGTTGTCGATGGCCGGGGCGACGACCGCGGCGGTCATCCACACCGCACAGAACAGCACCGCCCGCCGGTACGTCAGACCCCGCCCCACCACCAGTGCGAACAGCAGGTAGAAGCGCATCTCCGTCCACAGTGTCCAGTAGACGTTGTCGACCGGGTGCACCCCCAGCGGTTCCTGCAGCATGGTGAGGTTGACGCCGATGTCGGCCAGCGAGAAGTGGTCGTAGACCGGGACGTACCCGCCGATCGGCAGCAGGGTGGTCACCGTCAACGTGATGACGATGGCCGCCCAGTAGGCCGGGTAGAGGCGGGCGGCCCGGGACACGAAGAAGTCGCCCAGGCTGCGGCCCCACGCGCTCAGGCAGATCGCGAAACCGCTGATCATGAAGAACGTCTCGACGCCCAGGAAACCGTAGATCGTCACGCGGGTGGCGTCCGGCAGGAAGTACGCCGGGGTGTGCACCGCGTCGACCGTCCAGAACGTCGTGTAGTGGTAGAGCGCCACGGCCAGCGCGGCGACCAGGCGCAGCCCGTCGAGCGCGGCCAGCCGCGGACGCCTGACGGAACGTGACTGCTCGACTCTTGTCGGCGCCTGCCCTGCTGACACGGAACCCTCCCCGAGCCGCGTCGCCGCGGCGTAGCTGACCAGTGCGGA
Protein-coding regions in this window:
- a CDS encoding GH92 family glycosyl hydrolase, with amino-acid sequence MTSMSVGDHVFGFRTVAVLAGVVLTVPLGAAAAGATPARLITDPAAYVDPFIGTTNSGNTYPGAVTPFGMLAFSPQTSRGNQVATPAPGGYQYTATRIRGFSLTHLSGVGCSGGNGDIPIMPQVGAITSSPTADTTDAVYASTFAHANEAASPGYYRVGLDSGAGAELTVTPRTGYGRFTFPADKPASLLFRTSMSETGSTDASVHIDPSSRTVSGSVTAGNFCGPQSANNRKAYYTLHFVATLDQPFAETGTWTDATLARGGTDARGGSGYSGSGRPVAGKGSGGYVTFAPGTTTVGVRVAISYVSAGGAQANLSTESPATLPFETMAADARAAWTRRLRQIEIGGGTEAQQTTFYTALYHAQLEPTLTSDADGRYLGADGAVHAVRAPQQAQYGTFSGWDVYRAQVQLLALLDTRMASDFAQSLYNYAGQRDGEWDRWLLQHGKTSVMSGDPSAAAIAGMYAFGARDFDVRGAYESLVRAATVPTANDDSDAGCPVECVGQRPALDRYLTLGYVPADDCHCWGGAAETLEDAAADYGLSQLAGALGDTGGQQRFLARSHNWRHVFDPTAQADPGLAHNVREQIDAITASGENAPYEGKAQGFDGDKGTKWLTFATTGWLQARLKTPLTVTNYALTSANDEPGRDPRDWLLLGSADGQTWSPVDARTGQRFTERGQTREFTVAEPKPYRYYRLDVTANSGADIVQLAEVELADPAVPTPAPADGSFVGWMRDRYADGHWAGGFSPSTGTGFVEGSSAQYTWMVYSDVVGLAAAMGGPEVAVRRLDAFFRNPDGSFDLSATKATRFDATNEPDIQTPYQYAYLGAAARTQETVHAIITRLWTDGTGGIPGNDDAGTMSAWYVFSALGLYPVVPTRAELALTTPVFPRAVLRLDGGRTLTIDAPRDSAEAIYIQRLSVDGDHTTRSWLPASAVTTGGHLIYTLSTAPSLTWGSGPGDAPPQN
- a CDS encoding aminotransferase class IV; the encoded protein is MSQLNGRPVTPEELQKLALANYGHFTSFRVEDGRVRGLGLHLDRLVRDCDALFGADPGVDRLREFIARGVPGSGIATVRVTVFDPALDLGRPELARDPHILVTRRAADAAAPTAFTAQTTTYVRDAPEIKSVGLFGSLHRRRAARLNGFDDALFVDGTRHVAEGATWNIGLFDGADVIWPDATCLSGVTMRLLRPAHRHRTTPVSVSDLPSMAAAFATNAAIGVREIARIDGVSFGAGHPIIASLRAAYASIPAEPV
- a CDS encoding SigB/SigF/SigG family RNA polymerase sigma factor, producing the protein MTATATLTAEAPTAIRPDAPTDNAAALLEALATAPAADRARLRDRTIEAWLPLARHLAHRYSGRGEPTDDLIQTATIGLIKAIDRFDPERGVDFTGYAIPTIIGELKRHFRDRTWSVRVPRRLQELRLSITEANAHLTHTLGRSPTVADIAAHLDLTEEEVLEGLEGARAYTATSLSTPINADGTTALGDTLGSEDHEYEIAETRVALGPALATLDAREQKILTLRFYGNLTQSQIAAQVGISQMHVSRLLTKALGKLRHHLSADNL
- a CDS encoding glycine hydroxymethyltransferase; the protein is MPALNAESTAFRSALEAVRAVEPRIADAIAQELHDQRESLKLIASENYASPAVLLAMGNWLSDKYAEGTIGRRFYAGCQNIDTVESVAVEHAKALFGAPYAYVQPHSGIDANLVAYWAVLADRIEAPALAKVGKRNVNDMTDAEWAELRAAFGNQRMLGMSLDAGGHLTHGFRPNISGKMFDQRSYGVDPATGQIDYAALRETAREFKPLIIVGGYSAYPRKVNFRIMREIADEVGATFMVDMAHFAGLVAGKVFTGDFDPVPHAHIVTTTTHKSLRGPRGGAVLCQPELADQVDRGCPMVLGGPLGHVMAAKALAFAEARQPEFADYAQRIVDNSQALAEGLVKRGATVVSGGTDNHLVLIDVDKYGLTGRQAEQALLDSGIVTNRNAIPQDPNGAWYTSGIRVGTPALTTRGLGTAEMDQIAELMHTVLSQTKAGASKAKFDLDPALADRISKQATELLSAFPLYPEVDLG
- a CDS encoding acyltransferase family protein encodes the protein MSAGQAPTRVEQSRSVRRPRLAALDGLRLVAALAVALYHYTTFWTVDAVHTPAYFLPDATRVTIYGFLGVETFFMISGFAICLSAWGRSLGDFFVSRAARLYPAYWAAIVITLTVTTLLPIGGYVPVYDHFSLADIGVNLTMLQEPLGVHPVDNVYWTLWTEMRFYLLFALVVGRGLTYRRAVLFCAVWMTAAVVAPAIDNPVFTMITARHYAPYFIAGIAMYLMHRFGPTPLLWGIVGFSWLISLYSLGERVTLDPGWKVPLWPAALIMTAVYALLLLIALGYTDRITWRWLTVAGALTYPYYLLHQRIGYVIIRHAYEATHLPVGLLVAATMAVMLLPAWLVYRFVERPFGPRLRTALTRGLTAARTPDPTPQSTPTPHQARPPHPHQPPATPHPQTTGPTDPHRTAGPTNPHAAARTTEPSQATWTSDPHGAARTTEPSQATWTSDPHGAARTPEPSQATWTSDPDRAARTAEPAQATPTTHPDHATRTAEPDLADCPPSHRDTSTPSAVSSLVDARTWQGAGIRP